In Levilactobacillus brevis, a single genomic region encodes these proteins:
- a CDS encoding metalloregulator ArsR/SmtB family transcription factor has protein sequence MSNLTKLKHEFTKSSDFLVALGDQKRQAIIVALLDPKVIHRGLQVTDLVGVTGLSRPAVSHHLKILKSVQLVDYRREGTKNFYYLTHQTKAIDQLKTLLDHVTETMTCNQQL, from the coding sequence TTGTCCAATTTAACCAAACTAAAACACGAGTTTACCAAGTCCAGCGACTTTCTAGTGGCCCTAGGCGATCAGAAGCGTCAAGCCATTATCGTAGCGTTACTTGATCCCAAGGTGATTCATCGGGGCCTTCAAGTCACTGATCTTGTTGGGGTGACTGGGTTATCCCGACCGGCTGTCTCGCACCATCTCAAAATTTTGAAAAGTGTTCAACTCGTCGACTATCGGCGTGAAGGCACTAAAAATTTCTACTATCTCACGCACCAAACGAAAGCTATCGACCAGCTCAAGACCCTCTTAGACCACGTAACGGAGACGATGACATGCAACCAACAACTTTAA